The segment ACGTGCTGTGCTTCAAAAGTTTCCGCAGCTATCTAACACTAAACTTATCAACTACAAGGTTACGGTTATCGATAGCGTTCTGGGCACAGCCTCAGTAGTGCGGGTATTTATCGAATTCGAGGACAATGGTAGAAGATGGGCTACAACCTCTGTTTCAGCGAACATCATCGAGGCGAGCATCGAAGCGCTCGCAGAAGGATACACCTACAAGCTGGCATTAGATGCTCTTCAAAAGAAAGCTACTTCCCATTTACAGAAGGATGGTGCTCAACCTTAGACCCTTCTCTTCATAAACATCTTTTGATGGAGAAGGCTTATAACAACGCCGGATAGAGGTATATGGCAAAGGTTGAGGCAAGATGGCTAAGATATGGTATGATAAAGATGTTTCAATAGATCCTATTAAGAGCGAACTTATCGCTGTTATCGGCTACGGTAGCCAGGGCTCAGCCCAGGCGTGCAACCTAAAAGATTCTGGGTTAAATGTTATAGTGGGGCTGAGAGAAGGAGGCATAAGCTGGGCTAGGGCGGTAAAAGATGGGCATACAGTCGTTGAAGTTAAGAAGGCGGTGCAGCAAGCGGATATAATCCACATACTCGTCCCAGATATGGTCCAGCCGACACTTTACGAGAAAGAGATAGCCCCTTATTTAAGAGAGGAACAGGCGCTCAGCTTCTCCCACGGCGCCTCTATACACTGGGGTTGGATCAGACCGCCGAGCTGGGTTGATGTGATAATGTTAGCACCCAAGTCCCCTGGTCAAAGAGTCAGAGAGCTCTACTTAGAGGGCTTCGGCACACCAGCCTTGGTTGCCGTCCACCAAGACCATTCTAAGAGGGCTTGGTCTAGGGTTCTTGGTCTAGCAAAGGGTGTTGGATGCACACGTGCCGGTGTAATAAAGACCACATTCAAAGAGGAGGTTGAAACCGACTGGTTCGGTGAGCAAGTCGATCTATGTGGCGGTGTTGATAGACTTATCAGAACCGCTTTTGAGGTCTTGGTGGAGAATGGCTATCAGCCTGAAGTTGCTTACTTCGAATGTCTGCACGAGTTGAAGCTGATTGTAGATCTTATTCAGAGGTATGGGATAAGTGGTATGTATAAGAGGGTTAGCGAGACCGCGCGGTACGGTGGCTTAACGAGAGGGGGTTTGGTGTTGGATCAGCAGACGAAGCAGAAGATGCAGAGCGTGCTAGATGATATCCGCTGCGGTAAATTCGCTGATGAGTGGCATAGTGCTTACGCTAAAGAGGGGCCAGCATCATTCAACAAGTATCTTAGTGAGTTGGAAAAGCATCCTATAGAGCGAGTTGGGCTTAAGCTGAGAAGAATGATGTGGCCCGAAGGAGAAATCAGCTGAAGCATAACCGTTAAATCTATGTGCCTATCAGCTCACTGGGA is part of the Nitrososphaerota archaeon genome and harbors:
- the ilvC gene encoding ketol-acid reductoisomerase, encoding MAKIWYDKDVSIDPIKSELIAVIGYGSQGSAQACNLKDSGLNVIVGLREGGISWARAVKDGHTVVEVKKAVQQADIIHILVPDMVQPTLYEKEIAPYLREEQALSFSHGASIHWGWIRPPSWVDVIMLAPKSPGQRVRELYLEGFGTPALVAVHQDHSKRAWSRVLGLAKGVGCTRAGVIKTTFKEEVETDWFGEQVDLCGGVDRLIRTAFEVLVENGYQPEVAYFECLHELKLIVDLIQRYGISGMYKRVSETARYGGLTRGGLVLDQQTKQKMQSVLDDIRCGKFADEWHSAYAKEGPASFNKYLSELEKHPIERVGLKLRRMMWPEGEIS